The following are encoded together in the Bombus affinis isolate iyBomAffi1 chromosome 6, iyBomAffi1.2, whole genome shotgun sequence genome:
- the LOC126917891 gene encoding uncharacterized protein LOC126917891 isoform X2: protein MEFDLLFNFMSIFTITLLIVVTVITVFQKLKLRWPIKVNCWFCNKDTKIWRQQLDWWMCPYCEQYNGFSKNGDYAYTIPEQYKTSSHEMKRYCTINQGTTTNQDANNGLCKQCNMNESLKISKLSDYVPKNERNYEYEMKKFKDSLEQQYPLCAKCKSTVNNVLYKQALWLAQYKMLLFKQKPFCIIANNSKYSELICRIISTILGSMVVYNMEFIFFPIGGLFFQFCACWIPSTKKQSSDILVMFLWICMIILLPFKDIKLITTDFQNSWFVLEYITQYHMMILFISIIGFINVMPKSYKSTVNKNMSFKKIESSPKNTVLFDSCTATSNNKHNLNVNVKTANNINKTASNWLAPNTMKDYMSPYVENSINYKSTISQSLFTNATSQCSPMSINNNNTVFNSPPVYKKSTIESNYSLNDSLRTLSILSLGEDKPKYSTKMPKIFETKVYSTKSSELFKKAGKKNILSPPKLKSVMQTSWIAGGYWQEGIDAPSLSRSSSQSSGFGSVGSNFGPSREPSIHEFDQCSVMSDATQSCYTPRQTNSPVGSFSQYSLQFPLSESRNQSINNQTMKLASTNLSTPQTLLSQNNKRNNSTFIDQCSQRQNMDMNDIKSPSEMQPFPSHATIVTNPVWLPVLLCGSLVLNIIVLCTTLLR, encoded by the exons ATGGAATTTGActtattattcaattttatgTCAATATTTACCATCACTTTATTAATAGTTGTCACAGTTATCACCGTCTTCCAAAAACTTAA ATTAAGATGGCCCATAAAAGTAAACTGCTGGTTTTGCAACAAGGATACAAAGATTTGGCGACAGCAACTAGATTGGTGGATGTGTCCATATTGTGAACAATATAATGGCTTTTCTAAG AATGGTGATTATGCATATACTATACCAGAACAATACAAGACATCTTCACATGAAATGAAAAGATACTGTACAATCAACCAGGGTACAACAACTAATCAAGATGCAAATAATGGTCTCTGCAAACAATGTAACATGAatgaaagtttaaaaatatcaaaattatctGATTATGTAccaaaaaatgaaagaaattatGAATATGAAATGAAAAAGTTTAAAGATAGCTTAGAACAACAATACCCATTGTGTGCAAAATGTAAAAGTACAGTAAATAACGTATTATATAAGCAAGCATTATGGCTTGCACAATATAAAATGTTGTTATTTAAACAAAAACCATTTTGTATAATTGCTAAT AATTCAAAATATTCTGAACTAATATGCAGAATAATTTCAACTATATTAGGATCTATGGTAGTGTATAACATGGAATTCATATTCTTCCCAATTGGAGGgttattttttcaattttgtgCCTGTTGGATACCTTCTACAAAAAAACAAAGTTCTGATATATTAGTTATGTTTTTATGGATTTGTATGATTATACTTTTACCCTTTAAAGacataaaattaattacaaCAGATTTTCAGAATTCGTGGTTTGTTCTGGAATATATAACTCAGTATCATATG atGATATTATTTATCTCGATCATAGGCTTTATAAATGTCATGCCTAAGTCATATAAAAGTAcagtaaataaaaatatgtcatttaaaaaaattgaatcTTCTCCAAAAAATACAGTATTATTTGACTCATGTACAGCAACTTCAAATAATAAGCACAATCTTAATGTCAATGTTAAAACTGCTAATAATATAAACAAAACTGCCAGTAATTGGTTAGCACCAAATACAATGAAAGATTATATGTCTCCTTATGtggaaaattcaataaattataaatctaCAATTTCCCAAAGTTTATT CACAAATGCGACATCACAGTGTTCACCAATGTctattaacaataataatacaGTATTCAATTCTCCACCTGTATATAAGAAGAGTACGATAGAGAGTAATTACTCATTGAATGACAGTTTGAGGACATTAAGCATATTATCATTGGGCGAAGATAAACCAAAATATTCAACTAAAATGCCTAAGATTTTTGAAACGAAAGTGTATAGCACAAAAAGTTCCGAGCTTTTTAAAAAGGCTGGTAAAAAAAATATTCTATCACCACCAAAACTAAAATCAGTTATGCAAACATCCTGGATAGCTGGTGGTTATTGGCAGGAAGGTATAGATGCACCATCCTTGTCCAGATCATCCAGTCAAAGTTCTGGTTTTGGTTCTGTGGGTTCTAATTTTGGCCCATCTAGAGAACCATCCATACATGAGTTTGATCAATGTTCAGTTATGTCAGATGCGACGCAATCCTGTTATACACCAAGGCAAACTAATAGTCCTGTTGGGTCTTTTTCTCAATATAGTCTTCAATTTCCATTGTCGGAATCAAGAAATCAATCAATTAATAACCAAACAATGAAACTTGCATCAACCAATCTTTCTACGCCACAAACATTATTATCTCAAaataacaaaagaaataattcaaCTTTTATAGATCAATGTTCACAAAGACAAAACATGGATATGAATGATATTAAAAGTCCCTCTGAAATGCAGCCGTTTCCTAGTCACGCCACTATTGTAACAAATCCCGTTTGGTTACCAGTTCTTTTATGTGGTTCActtgtattaaatataatagTATTATGTACTACTTTGTTACGTTAG
- the LOC126917891 gene encoding uncharacterized protein LOC126917891 isoform X1, translating into MMKPEDDDAIFGGEPKKASSTPLSLQQRRRKTIFLNAIGLVLDIDRSVPTLRSHDCIRMFDARNTPRKGAVSSGSIEKGKCNTMLIIVGGFTQLDRLRWPIKVNCWFCNKDTKIWRQQLDWWMCPYCEQYNGFSKNGDYAYTIPEQYKTSSHEMKRYCTINQGTTTNQDANNGLCKQCNMNESLKISKLSDYVPKNERNYEYEMKKFKDSLEQQYPLCAKCKSTVNNVLYKQALWLAQYKMLLFKQKPFCIIANNSKYSELICRIISTILGSMVVYNMEFIFFPIGGLFFQFCACWIPSTKKQSSDILVMFLWICMIILLPFKDIKLITTDFQNSWFVLEYITQYHMMILFISIIGFINVMPKSYKSTVNKNMSFKKIESSPKNTVLFDSCTATSNNKHNLNVNVKTANNINKTASNWLAPNTMKDYMSPYVENSINYKSTISQSLFTNATSQCSPMSINNNNTVFNSPPVYKKSTIESNYSLNDSLRTLSILSLGEDKPKYSTKMPKIFETKVYSTKSSELFKKAGKKNILSPPKLKSVMQTSWIAGGYWQEGIDAPSLSRSSSQSSGFGSVGSNFGPSREPSIHEFDQCSVMSDATQSCYTPRQTNSPVGSFSQYSLQFPLSESRNQSINNQTMKLASTNLSTPQTLLSQNNKRNNSTFIDQCSQRQNMDMNDIKSPSEMQPFPSHATIVTNPVWLPVLLCGSLVLNIIVLCTTLLR; encoded by the exons ATGATGAAGCCGGAAGACGATGATGCGATTTTTGGCGGCGAGCCAAAAAAAGCCTCATCAACGCCACTTTCATTGCAACAACGTCGACGTAAAACGATCTTTCTAAATGCCATCGGCCTTGTCCTTGACATCGACCGCAGCGTCCCGACGCTACGCAGCCACGATTGCATCAGAATGTTCGATGCACGGAATACACCCAGGAAGGGTGCCGTTAGCAGTGGAAGTATAGAGAAGGGGAAATGTAATACCATGTTGATCATAGTGGGAGGCTTTACGCAGCTGGACAG ATTAAGATGGCCCATAAAAGTAAACTGCTGGTTTTGCAACAAGGATACAAAGATTTGGCGACAGCAACTAGATTGGTGGATGTGTCCATATTGTGAACAATATAATGGCTTTTCTAAG AATGGTGATTATGCATATACTATACCAGAACAATACAAGACATCTTCACATGAAATGAAAAGATACTGTACAATCAACCAGGGTACAACAACTAATCAAGATGCAAATAATGGTCTCTGCAAACAATGTAACATGAatgaaagtttaaaaatatcaaaattatctGATTATGTAccaaaaaatgaaagaaattatGAATATGAAATGAAAAAGTTTAAAGATAGCTTAGAACAACAATACCCATTGTGTGCAAAATGTAAAAGTACAGTAAATAACGTATTATATAAGCAAGCATTATGGCTTGCACAATATAAAATGTTGTTATTTAAACAAAAACCATTTTGTATAATTGCTAAT AATTCAAAATATTCTGAACTAATATGCAGAATAATTTCAACTATATTAGGATCTATGGTAGTGTATAACATGGAATTCATATTCTTCCCAATTGGAGGgttattttttcaattttgtgCCTGTTGGATACCTTCTACAAAAAAACAAAGTTCTGATATATTAGTTATGTTTTTATGGATTTGTATGATTATACTTTTACCCTTTAAAGacataaaattaattacaaCAGATTTTCAGAATTCGTGGTTTGTTCTGGAATATATAACTCAGTATCATATG atGATATTATTTATCTCGATCATAGGCTTTATAAATGTCATGCCTAAGTCATATAAAAGTAcagtaaataaaaatatgtcatttaaaaaaattgaatcTTCTCCAAAAAATACAGTATTATTTGACTCATGTACAGCAACTTCAAATAATAAGCACAATCTTAATGTCAATGTTAAAACTGCTAATAATATAAACAAAACTGCCAGTAATTGGTTAGCACCAAATACAATGAAAGATTATATGTCTCCTTATGtggaaaattcaataaattataaatctaCAATTTCCCAAAGTTTATT CACAAATGCGACATCACAGTGTTCACCAATGTctattaacaataataatacaGTATTCAATTCTCCACCTGTATATAAGAAGAGTACGATAGAGAGTAATTACTCATTGAATGACAGTTTGAGGACATTAAGCATATTATCATTGGGCGAAGATAAACCAAAATATTCAACTAAAATGCCTAAGATTTTTGAAACGAAAGTGTATAGCACAAAAAGTTCCGAGCTTTTTAAAAAGGCTGGTAAAAAAAATATTCTATCACCACCAAAACTAAAATCAGTTATGCAAACATCCTGGATAGCTGGTGGTTATTGGCAGGAAGGTATAGATGCACCATCCTTGTCCAGATCATCCAGTCAAAGTTCTGGTTTTGGTTCTGTGGGTTCTAATTTTGGCCCATCTAGAGAACCATCCATACATGAGTTTGATCAATGTTCAGTTATGTCAGATGCGACGCAATCCTGTTATACACCAAGGCAAACTAATAGTCCTGTTGGGTCTTTTTCTCAATATAGTCTTCAATTTCCATTGTCGGAATCAAGAAATCAATCAATTAATAACCAAACAATGAAACTTGCATCAACCAATCTTTCTACGCCACAAACATTATTATCTCAAaataacaaaagaaataattcaaCTTTTATAGATCAATGTTCACAAAGACAAAACATGGATATGAATGATATTAAAAGTCCCTCTGAAATGCAGCCGTTTCCTAGTCACGCCACTATTGTAACAAATCCCGTTTGGTTACCAGTTCTTTTATGTGGTTCActtgtattaaatataatagTATTATGTACTACTTTGTTACGTTAG
- the LOC126917903 gene encoding uncharacterized protein LOC126917903, with protein MTTTYDLCYNILPRSFKGPKIRFYNARQRKWVPEQDLMKSFGTLTQFGLREALKDELYKNSQEGIAKCQWWSTYREEIGELKLLNIEQNTQFHRRKANFNVPDLRHFKRTLSDSEQCLHPLKVKNSVSHAN; from the exons ATGACAACAACTTACGATTTGTGTTATAATATTTTACCAAGAAGTTTTAAAGGACCAAAAATTAGATTTTATAATGCAAG ACAGAGGAAATGGGTCCCTGAACAGGATCTGATGAAAAGTTTTGGTACATTAACTCAATTTGGCTTAAGAGAAGCATTAAAAGACGAATTGTACAAGAATTCACAAGAAGGAATAGCTAAATGTCAATGGTGGTCTACTTATAGGGAAGAAATTGGGGAGTTAAAGCTATTAAATATCGAACAAAATACTCA ATTTCACAGACGAAAAGCGAATTTTAATGTGCCAGATCTTAGACATTTCAAGCGTACATTATCAGATTCTGAACAGTGTTTACACCCATTGAAAGTTAAAAATTCAGTGTCACATGCAAATTGA
- the LOC126917889 gene encoding pre-rRNA 2'-O-ribose RNA methyltransferase FTSJ3, with amino-acid sequence MGGKKRKIGKQRKDKFYQLAKETGYRSRAAFKLIQINRKFEFLQKSRVCIDLCAAPGGWMQIARQNMPVSSVVIGVDLFPIKPIPGCISLVEDITTDKCRVSISRELKTWKADVVLHDGAPNVGKNWLHDAYQQIVLTLAALKMATHFLRPGGWFITKVFRSKDYNALVWVLKQLFRKVHATKPQASRAESAEIFVVCQYYIAPDKLDPKFLDPKYVFSELEIEPTNKLNVCNPAKKKDKVEGYPENDYTLYHKLSVKDFIAHENAVEALQNASEIVFDDETIANHEKTTKEIKECCKDIKVLGKKDLRNLINWWKVVKESLKEEEPDENVQNLPDEVTEAPPMSQEELEDLEDEQIRKQIEELREEEARELKRKKKKANKERQKLNERLKLKMIHKGNEGPVLEGDDMFSLKDIKTHRQLENIMDQDPDLVAESDVDSDVEQRKPKKVRYNKDEGHLDSSDLYYKTEDTEPENSSDASDDDSDSNKSGLGLDESDDDDTKKVSKKRKNIDEDPENPLLTDLDHRDKRTKRIHKAELWFEKDIFKNLEVEKDEDFELDKMVEEYKKKGGRIIGQDDSIDSDKENKVKKSKNIQKNKQGDNEDNNDYNSDDTDSDYDVDKMVSTTKSKKDKISGKDNPQATSAKSKKRKRLSEEDLALGSLLVQSKKTRRDLVDSAWNRYAFNDEKLPDWFVQDEEKHMKNVMPVPKELVDEYKKRVEDLNVRPIKKVIEAKSRKKRRALRKLEKAKKKVETIMDNTDISDREKAKQVQALYKKAHKEPKKNVTYVVMKKHMAQKKAARPPGVKGRYKLVDPRMKKDLRAAKAKEKTKGRGKKNSGGKPFRGKFNAQKKKKTK; translated from the exons ATGGgtggtaaaaaaagaaaaattggaaaGCAGAGGAAAGATAAATTTTACCAATTAGCAAAAGAAACTG GTTATAGGTCACGTGCTGCTTTTAaattaattcaaataaatcgaaaatttgAGTTTTTACAAAAATCCCGAGTATGCATAGATTTGTGTGCAGCTCCTGGAGGGTGGATGCAAATCGCTCGACAAAATATGCCAGTGTCTTCTGTAGTAATAGGTGTAGACTTGTTTCCCATAAAGCCCATTCCAGGATGTATTAGTTTAGTTGAAGATATAACAACAGACAAATGCCGTGTATCGATATCACGTGAATTGAAAACTTGGAAAGCTGATGTTGTACTTCATGATGGAGCACCGAATGTTGGTAAAAACTGGCTCCATGATGCATATCAACAAATCGTCTTAACTCTAGCTGCTCTTAAAATGGCAACACATTTCTTACGACCCGGTGGTTGGTTTATAACTAAAGTTTTTCGTTCAAAAGATTATAATGCACTAGTTTGGGTGTTAAAGCAATTATTTAGGAAG GTGCACGCAACTAAACCACAAGCATCACGTGCAGAATCTGCTGAAATTTTCGTTGTTTGTCAGTATTATATTGCACCAGATAAGTTAGATCCTAAATTTTTAGATCCAAAATATGTTTTCTCAGAATTAGAAATTGAGCCcacaaataaattaaatgtatGTAATCCTgcgaaaaagaaagataaagtGGAGGGTTACCCAGAAAATgattatactttatatcataAGCTATCTGTTAAAGATTTTATAGCACATGAAAATGCTGTGGAAGCATTGCAGAATGCTTCTGAAATTGTTTTTGATGATGAAACAATAGCAAATCACGAGAAAACGACCAAGGAAATTAAAGAATGTTGTAAGGATATTAAAGTATTAGGAAAAAAGGATTtacgaaatttaattaattggtGGAAGGTAGTAAAGGAATCATTAAAAGAGGAAGAACCAGatgaaaatgtacaaaatttgCCTGATGAGGTAACGGAAGCACCACCTATGAGTCAAGAAGAACTGGAAGATTTGGAAGACGAACAAATTAGAAAACAAATAGAAGAGCTTAGAGAAGAAGAAGCTAGAGAGCTTAaacggaaaaagaagaaagctaACAAAGAAAGGCAAAAATTAAATGAACGATTGAAACTAAAAATGATTCATAAAGGAAATGAAGGTCCTGTATTAGAAGGAGATGATATGTTTAGTTTAAAAGACATTAAGACACATCGACAGTTAGAAAATATAATGGATCAGGATCCTGATCTAGTAGCAGAAAGTGATGTAGATTCAGATGTAGAACAAAGAAAACCAAAAAAGGTTAGGTATAATAAGGATGAGGGACATTTAGATAGCTCAGATTTATACTATAAAACAGAAGATACTGAACCAGAGAATTCAAGTGATGCTTCAGATGATGATTCAGACAGCAATAAGTCAGGCTTAG GTTTAGATGAATCTGACGACGACGATACAAAGAAAGTttcaaaaaagagaaaaaatattgATGAAGATCCAGAGAATCCTTTATTAACTGATTTAGATCATAGGGACAAGAGAACTAAAAGAATTCACAAAGCAGAATTATGGTTTGAGAAGGATATATTTAAAAACTTAGAAGTTGAAAAGGATGAAGATTTTGAATTGGATAAAATGGTCGAGGAATATAAAAAGAAAGGGGGTCGTATAATAGGACAAGACGATTCCATAGATagcgataaagaaaataaagtaaaaaaatctaagaatatacaaaaaaataaaCAAGGAGATAACGAGGACAATAATGACTATAATAGTGATGATACAGACTCTGATTATGAtgttgacaaaatggtttcaaCTACAAAATctaaaaaagataaaattagCGGCAAAGATAATCCTCAGGCGACTA gtgcaaaatcaaagaaaaggaAACGTTTATCAGAAGAAGATTTAGCATTAGGATCACTATTAGTTCAAAGTAAAAAAACTCGAAGGGATTTAGTAGATTCAGCTTGGAATAGATATGCATTTAATGATGAAAAATTACCAGATTGGTTTGTACAAGATGAAGAAAAACACATGAAGAATGTGATGCCGGTACCTAAGGAACTTGTTGATGAGTATAAAAAACGTGTTGAGGACTTAAATGTTAGACCAATCAAAAAAGTAATAGAAGCAAAGTCAAGGAAGAAGCGGAGAGCGTTACGTAAAttagaaaaagcaaagaaaaaagtGGAAACAATAATGGATAACACTGATATTAGTGATAGAGAGAAAGCGAAACAAGTTCAAGC ATTATATAAGAAAGCCCATAAAGAGCCGAAGAAGAATGTTACTTACGTAGTGATGAAAAAACATATGGCACAAAAGAAAGCGGCAAGACCACCTGGTGTTAAAGGACGTTATAAATTGGTTGATCCGAGAATGAAGAAAGATTTACGTGCAGCAAAAGCAAAAGAAAAAACTAAGGGACGTGGAAAGAAGAATAGTGGTGGTAAACCATTTCGAGGGAAGTTTAATGctcagaagaaaaaaaagacaaaataa
- the LOC126917900 gene encoding 26S proteasome regulatory subunit 8, which translates to MTLTNKMEIDEKLIKGEGFKPYYITKIEELQLIVAEKSQNLRRLQAQRNELNAKVRMLREELQLLQEQGSYVGEVVKPMDKKKVLVKVHPEGKFVVDIDKNIDINDVTPNSRVALRNESYTLHKILPNKVDPLVSLMMVEKVPDSTYEMVGGLDKQIKEIKEVIELPVKHPELFDALGIAQPKGVLLYGPPGTGKTLLARAVAHHTECTFIRVSGSELVQKFIGEGSRMVRELFVMAREHAPSIIFMDEIDSIGSSRIESGSGGDSEVQRTMLELLNQLDGFEATKNIKVIMATNRIDILDPALLRPGRIDRKIEFPPPNEEARLDILKIHSRKMNLTRGINLRKIAELMPGASGAEVKGVCTEAGMYALRERRVHVTQEDFEMAVAKVMQKDSEKNMSIKKLWK; encoded by the exons ATGACGCTCACAAATAAG ATGGAAATAGATGAGAAACTTATTAAGGGGGAAGGTTTTAAACCGTATTACATTACTAAAATTGAAGAACTTCAATTAATCGTAGCTGAAAAAAGTCAAAATTTAAGGAGGTTACAAGCACAACGTAACGAGCTCAATGCCAAAG TACGTATGTTACGCGAAGAATTGCAGCTTCTCCAAGAACAAGGATCATATGTTGGAGAAGTTGTTAAACCAATGGACAAGAAGAAAGTTTTGGTTAAAGTACATCCTGAAGGGAAGTTTGTAGTAGATATAGATAAGaatattgatattaatgatGTAACTCCAAATTCAAGAGTTGCGTTACGCAATGAAAGTTATACATTGCATAAAATTTTACCAAACAAAGTTGACCCACTTGTTTCTCTTATGATGGTGGAAAAAGTACCAGACTCTACATATGAGATGGTAGGAGGATTAGATAAACAAATTAAAGAAATCAAAGAAGTTATTGAATTGCCTGTTAAACATCCTGAATTATTTGATGCTCTTGGGATTGCTCAACCTAAAGGTGTACTCTTGTATGGACCACCAG GTACAGGCAAAACATTATTAGCGAGAGCAGTTGCCCATCATACTGAATGTACTTTTATTCGTGTATCGGGTTCTGAATTGGTACAAAAGTTTATTGGTGAAGGTTCACGAATGGTTCGTGAATTGTTTGTAATGGCAAGAGAACATGCACCATCTATAATATTCATGGATGAAATAGATTCAATTGGAAGTTCTCGTATTGAATCTGGTTCTGGAGGAGATAGTGAA GTTCAACGAACCATGCTTGAATTACTCAATCAATTAGATGGTTTTGAAGcaacaaaaaatataaaagtcaTTATGGCTACAAACAGAATTGATATATTGGATCCAGCGTTATTAAGACCAGGACGTATAGATCGTAAAATTGAATTTCCACCTCCAAATGAAGAAGCACGActtgatattttaaaaattcattcgaGAAAAATGAATTTAACACGTGGTATAAATTTAAGGAAAATTGCCGAACTCATGCCTGGTGCGTCAGGTGCAGAAGTGAAG GGTGTATGCACAGAAGCCGGTATGTATGCTCTCAGAGAACGTCGTGTTCATGTTACTCAAGAAGATTTTGAAATGGCTGTAGCAAAAGTTATGCAGAAAGATTCAGAAAAAAATATGTCCATCAAGAAATTATGGAAGTAA